A window of Lacibacter sediminis contains these coding sequences:
- a CDS encoding LamG domain-containing protein — protein MKKHILIFATIATTVFISCSKEKLQTTQPDVSIETKMTSSSQRQGEETPLTTLGNGLLGLFTFNGTLSDATNQLTATSTVGRVIYTADRKGVVNQAIKFNGNYGLDIPNVPLATNMSISVWVKTDMYTLENLPFVNSPQSFSLSQMGNKYQMGYWNGINGQYVVSGNVGSKWHHIAATRSDKALSFYIDGKLIGSSPSPVGSGPYSLVSEYLVGYGYNNGYQYWEGSLDDLRIYNRVLSSTELLNLAKF, from the coding sequence ATGAAAAAGCACATTTTAATTTTCGCAACAATTGCAACAACTGTATTCATTTCCTGCAGTAAGGAAAAATTGCAAACAACCCAACCTGACGTTTCAATTGAAACTAAAATGACAAGTAGTTCTCAAAGACAAGGAGAAGAAACTCCGTTAACAACTTTAGGAAACGGATTGCTTGGTCTGTTCACATTTAACGGAACACTTAGCGATGCAACCAATCAGCTTACTGCTACATCCACTGTTGGTCGTGTGATTTATACTGCCGATAGAAAAGGAGTCGTTAACCAAGCTATAAAATTCAACGGAAACTATGGCTTAGATATCCCGAATGTACCATTAGCTACAAACATGTCAATATCAGTTTGGGTAAAAACTGATATGTATACACTGGAAAATTTACCATTCGTAAATAGTCCGCAGAGTTTTTCTTTGTCACAAATGGGAAACAAATACCAGATGGGTTACTGGAACGGTATAAACGGTCAATATGTTGTTTCCGGCAATGTGGGTAGCAAATGGCACCATATAGCAGCCACACGTTCCGATAAAGCATTGTCTTTTTACATAGATGGAAAACTGATAGGAAGCTCGCCTTCACCGGTTGGTAGTGGTCCTTACAGCTTAGTATCTGAATATTTGGTTGGCTACGGGTATAATAATGGATATCAATATTGGGAAGGCAGTCTGGATGATTTACGCATTTATAACAGAGTGCTTTCGTCTACTGAATTGTTGAATCTTGCAAAATTCTAA
- a CDS encoding PAS domain S-box protein: MKNQQHSDHILATAFKKASVALAVINEQGFFVEVNEALCNILGYTKAELEQQPSSIIFPKEIQHEFSVVQHALFRQEQTRHENEWLVKTKDGSFIELLFTSDLFINENGERFLIQTVRNISTEKHSRQTTELTRQQYQAIIDNSLQAFFLTKPDGSILEANKAAEKMFGYAVEELCHLGRNAIIDNTDPRLIEKLKERQQKGFAVGELTGIRKNGEKFPLEFSSFVFQENNGELRTSTMLYDISERKKQEKELQKSQEEMASILNNTEEMFMIIDSRYNVINYNKATKERAKAILGKELNIGDSLLTLAVPERYAFVIAVYNKVLAGETVRYKHTVDRGKGTEIYQLTYSPVFDTDGTCSRFMVTVRDITGEENAISEIIRNQQLLQQAESIAHVGGWELDLVTNKLYWSDEVFRMCGYEPKSFEVTFEKGLSVIHPDDQASSIEEMQRAITGKSDYTAEKRFVRPDGSIRFIESKAKIIIDSNGNAVRLVGVFHDITEQKLMQRELAISQQEYKSLFDQNPDAVLSFDLTGKFISVNDAAMLLAETSREKLLTETFDSLIDAAEIETVRNYFREVKKGNSQRFRTVIATARGNRKTLAVSLMPIVIAGEITGVFGILKDVTTEKLYEEELEFQSHLLNAIQQSVIVTKLDGTVVYWNNFAEQLYGWQKQEAVGINIMQLTPTDMSMEQAKEVMKRLAAGESWSGEFLVKHKTKGPFKIQVHNSPFFDVTGKLAGIIGVSWDITKEVESREYIKFQANLLDNVEQAVIASDHAGTITYWNHFAEKLYGYSKQEAIGNNLSIILTDDPFYTKQAIEVMQLVAEGKSWAGEFQVRNKQNKNLSVFSLSSPVYDTDGNVQGVIGVSYDITERKQAEQQKEFERLDKEALINSTSDLIWSVNNNYQLIAANKAFTQSLENNYNIHLKPGDGVLVKGVFTDEQLKFWKEQYKRALNGEQFIVELHSQSANDQSDNWSEFAFNPIVNNEQVIGVACRGRDITQNKSYQRELLAINNRLEMAQQIAKLGYWSHDLKNDVLFWSKEVYTIFGLEEHVFKSDFNSFFCHIHPDDQEAFLKEQELVLKQNMPLDHEHRIVLPNGDIKYVIQKGSVIFNDEGEPVHVEGTIQDITDAKNAALALKVNEEQLNLIYNSTAGIIFLLGVENNGENFRFISMNNAGLTTIGLSQEDLFNRPVHEVIPEPSLSLVLDKYKEAVQSGKQVVWQEETAYPTGTKTGIVTVTPIYDSQGNCIRLVGSVNDITDLKLIEKSLAISRQEYKSLFDQNPDAVYSLDLEGRFTSFNPGLEQLLECRREDIIHAVTFIPFCHPDDLEKTMGHFLKVQQGEAQTYEVRAITFKGNQKHISISNMPIVVNGEITGVYGIAKDVTSEQLVLAQLELSNERYEYATKATNDVIWDWDLKTDKVVRAGSGFYVMFGYNEKDANNDDSFWTKKVHPEDLEQVLQKRRLVFSDPKQDFWEDEYRFLRSNGEFAFVYDRGYIFRNKEGKPLRMIGATKDITAQKLSELQLRELYDKLEERASQLQLSNTELERFAYIASHDLQEPLRMVSSFLQLLEKKYQDSIDEKGREYIRFAVDGSLRMKRLINDLLDYSRVTTRKQQLEPVNMELVISDVLQNLSLQIAEKNATIETSVLPQLPLADKTQMVQLIQNLVANALKYSGSKQPVIKIDASEKEDEWLFSVKDNGIGFDEKFVDKIFVIFQRLHNKTEYSGTGIGLAICKKIIDRHGGKIYAESVPGEGSTFWFTIKKQLVPEQ; the protein is encoded by the coding sequence ATGAAAAATCAGCAACATAGCGACCATATACTTGCAACGGCTTTTAAGAAAGCTTCTGTAGCGCTTGCTGTAATAAATGAGCAGGGCTTTTTTGTTGAAGTAAACGAAGCGTTATGCAACATACTTGGCTATACGAAAGCTGAGCTTGAGCAACAGCCATCTTCAATTATTTTTCCAAAAGAAATACAGCATGAATTTTCTGTAGTTCAACATGCTCTTTTCAGGCAAGAGCAAACCCGGCATGAAAATGAATGGCTGGTAAAAACAAAAGACGGATCATTCATTGAGCTGTTATTTACATCCGATCTGTTTATAAACGAAAACGGAGAGCGCTTCCTTATTCAAACAGTAAGGAATATTTCGACTGAAAAGCATAGCAGACAAACAACTGAACTTACACGGCAACAATACCAAGCTATCATCGATAATTCGCTGCAGGCATTTTTTCTTACAAAGCCAGATGGCTCAATCCTTGAAGCAAACAAGGCTGCGGAAAAGATGTTTGGCTACGCTGTAGAAGAATTATGTCATCTCGGTCGTAATGCAATTATTGATAATACTGATCCACGACTTATAGAAAAACTAAAAGAACGCCAGCAGAAGGGATTTGCTGTTGGAGAACTGACAGGCATACGAAAGAACGGAGAAAAATTTCCCCTGGAGTTTTCTTCTTTTGTATTTCAGGAAAATAATGGTGAGTTACGCACAAGCACAATGCTCTACGATATTTCTGAACGGAAGAAACAGGAAAAGGAGCTTCAGAAATCGCAGGAAGAGATGGCATCGATCCTCAATAATACAGAGGAGATGTTCATGATCATTGACAGCAGATATAATGTTATCAATTATAACAAAGCCACGAAAGAAAGAGCAAAAGCAATATTAGGGAAGGAGTTAAATATCGGCGATAGCCTGTTAACACTTGCAGTGCCTGAACGTTATGCGTTTGTAATTGCAGTGTACAACAAAGTATTAGCTGGCGAAACAGTTCGTTATAAACATACGGTTGACAGAGGCAAAGGCACAGAAATATACCAACTCACCTATTCGCCGGTATTTGATACTGATGGTACCTGTAGCCGGTTTATGGTAACAGTTAGAGATATTACCGGTGAAGAAAATGCAATAAGTGAAATTATCCGTAACCAGCAACTGTTGCAGCAGGCAGAATCAATTGCGCATGTTGGGGGTTGGGAGTTGGATCTTGTGACAAATAAATTGTATTGGTCTGATGAAGTGTTCCGTATGTGTGGTTACGAGCCGAAATCATTTGAAGTAACGTTTGAAAAGGGGTTAAGTGTAATACATCCAGATGATCAGGCATCTTCAATTGAAGAAATGCAAAGGGCAATAACCGGTAAAAGCGATTATACTGCTGAGAAAAGATTTGTGCGACCCGATGGAAGCATTCGTTTTATCGAATCAAAAGCGAAAATTATCATTGACAGCAATGGCAATGCTGTTCGTTTAGTGGGTGTGTTCCATGATATAACTGAACAAAAATTGATGCAACGGGAACTTGCAATCAGCCAGCAGGAGTATAAATCTTTGTTCGATCAGAACCCGGATGCTGTTCTTTCGTTTGACCTTACAGGTAAATTCATAAGCGTTAATGACGCTGCAATGCTGTTAGCAGAAACATCAAGAGAAAAATTACTAACGGAAACGTTTGATAGCTTGATTGACGCTGCAGAAATAGAAACAGTACGTAATTATTTCCGAGAAGTTAAAAAGGGAAATTCGCAACGCTTTCGAACAGTAATAGCAACTGCAAGAGGTAACCGAAAAACACTTGCTGTTAGTCTTATGCCCATTGTAATTGCCGGTGAAATTACGGGTGTGTTTGGCATATTAAAGGATGTTACTACAGAAAAGTTATATGAAGAAGAGCTGGAGTTTCAATCACATTTACTTAATGCAATTCAGCAATCGGTAATAGTCACGAAGCTTGATGGTACAGTTGTTTACTGGAACAATTTTGCAGAGCAGTTGTATGGGTGGCAAAAGCAGGAAGCAGTTGGTATCAACATCATGCAACTTACGCCTACGGATATGTCGATGGAGCAGGCAAAAGAGGTAATGAAACGATTGGCAGCCGGTGAAAGCTGGTCGGGTGAGTTTTTAGTAAAACATAAAACAAAAGGTCCTTTTAAAATACAAGTACATAACTCTCCTTTTTTTGACGTTACCGGTAAACTCGCAGGTATTATTGGCGTGAGCTGGGACATTACCAAAGAAGTTGAATCAAGAGAGTACATTAAATTCCAGGCCAACTTGCTTGATAACGTAGAGCAGGCAGTTATTGCAAGTGATCATGCTGGTACAATCACTTACTGGAATCATTTTGCAGAGAAATTATATGGCTACAGCAAGCAGGAAGCAATTGGTAACAACCTTTCAATCATTTTAACTGACGATCCGTTTTACACAAAACAGGCAATTGAAGTAATGCAGCTTGTTGCAGAAGGAAAGAGTTGGGCGGGTGAGTTCCAGGTTAGAAATAAACAAAACAAAAACTTATCCGTATTTTCCTTAAGCTCTCCCGTTTACGATACCGATGGCAATGTGCAAGGTGTGATTGGAGTGTCGTATGACATAACTGAACGGAAACAGGCCGAACAGCAAAAGGAATTTGAACGCCTCGATAAAGAAGCGTTGATCAATTCTACATCAGATCTTATCTGGAGTGTAAACAATAACTATCAACTCATTGCTGCCAACAAAGCATTTACGCAATCACTGGAAAATAATTATAATATTCATCTTAAGCCCGGTGATGGTGTTTTGGTAAAAGGAGTTTTTACAGATGAACAACTAAAGTTTTGGAAAGAGCAATACAAGAGGGCATTAAATGGAGAACAGTTTATCGTTGAGTTACATTCCCAATCAGCAAATGATCAATCAGACAATTGGAGTGAATTTGCATTTAACCCCATTGTTAATAACGAACAGGTAATAGGAGTTGCATGCCGTGGAAGGGATATCACACAAAACAAAAGTTATCAACGTGAGTTACTGGCAATAAATAACCGGTTGGAAATGGCACAGCAAATTGCCAAGCTGGGCTATTGGTCGCATGATTTAAAAAACGATGTTCTATTCTGGTCAAAAGAAGTGTATACAATTTTTGGATTGGAGGAGCATGTGTTCAAATCAGATTTTAATTCTTTTTTCTGCCATATACACCCTGATGATCAAGAGGCATTTTTAAAAGAACAGGAACTTGTTCTTAAGCAAAATATGCCATTAGACCATGAACATAGAATTGTATTGCCCAATGGAGATATTAAATATGTAATACAGAAAGGCTCAGTCATATTTAATGATGAAGGCGAACCTGTGCATGTAGAGGGAACCATACAGGATATTACCGATGCAAAAAATGCAGCACTTGCACTTAAAGTAAACGAAGAGCAGTTGAATCTTATTTATAATTCAACTGCAGGTATTATTTTTCTGCTGGGCGTAGAAAACAACGGCGAAAACTTCCGTTTCATTTCAATGAATAATGCCGGTCTTACTACCATTGGCCTGAGCCAGGAAGATTTATTTAATAGGCCTGTGCATGAAGTAATTCCTGAACCATCACTTTCATTGGTATTGGATAAATATAAAGAAGCGGTGCAATCGGGAAAGCAGGTAGTTTGGCAGGAGGAAACGGCTTACCCAACAGGAACTAAAACAGGTATTGTAACTGTAACGCCTATATATGATAGCCAGGGAAATTGTATACGGCTTGTAGGATCGGTAAATGATATTACTGATCTGAAACTGATTGAGAAATCACTTGCCATCAGCCGCCAGGAATACAAATCGCTCTTTGATCAAAATCCCGATGCGGTTTATTCACTTGATCTGGAAGGACGCTTTACCAGTTTTAACCCGGGCCTGGAACAATTACTGGAATGCAGGCGTGAAGATATTATTCATGCAGTCACATTTATTCCGTTCTGTCATCCCGATGATCTGGAAAAAACAATGGGGCATTTTTTAAAAGTGCAGCAGGGTGAAGCGCAAACGTACGAAGTAAGAGCAATTACATTTAAAGGCAATCAGAAACATATCAGCATTAGCAATATGCCCATTGTTGTTAATGGTGAAATAACCGGTGTGTATGGTATTGCCAAAGATGTAACCAGTGAGCAGTTGGTATTGGCTCAACTGGAGCTGAGTAATGAACGTTATGAATATGCTACCAAAGCCACCAATGATGTTATTTGGGATTGGGATCTGAAAACTGATAAAGTAGTTAGAGCCGGTAGTGGTTTTTACGTCATGTTTGGTTATAATGAAAAAGATGCCAACAACGATGATTCATTCTGGACGAAAAAAGTTCATCCGGAAGATCTTGAACAGGTCTTACAAAAACGCCGGCTGGTGTTTAGCGATCCGAAACAGGATTTCTGGGAAGATGAATATCGTTTTCTGCGAAGCAATGGTGAGTTTGCATTTGTTTACGACAGGGGATATATTTTCAGAAACAAGGAAGGTAAGCCTCTTCGTATGATCGGTGCCACAAAAGATATAACCGCACAAAAGCTTTCTGAACTGCAATTGAGAGAATTATATGACAAGCTGGAAGAGCGGGCTTCCCAATTACAGCTTTCAAATACAGAACTGGAACGCTTCGCATACATTGCTTCACATGATCTGCAGGAACCTTTACGAATGGTGAGCAGTTTTCTGCAACTGTTAGAAAAAAAATACCAGGATTCTATTGATGAAAAAGGCCGTGAATATATCCGTTTTGCAGTTGATGGCTCGTTGCGTATGAAACGACTCATTAATGATTTGCTCGATTATTCACGTGTTACCACACGCAAGCAACAGTTGGAGCCGGTAAATATGGAACTGGTGATCAGTGATGTATTACAAAACCTCAGTTTACAGATTGCAGAAAAAAATGCAACGATTGAAACTTCGGTTTTACCTCAATTACCGCTGGCAGATAAAACGCAAATGGTGCAGCTAATTCAAAACCTTGTTGCCAATGCATTAAAATATTCAGGCAGTAAGCAACCTGTAATAAAAATTGACGCATCGGAAAAAGAAGACGAATGGTTGTTTTCAGTGAAGGACAATGGTATTGGTTTCGATGAAAAATTTGTAGACAAAATATTTGTGATCTTTCAGCGGTTGCATAATAAGACAGAATATTCAGGAACAGGTATTGGCCTGGCCATTTGTAAAAAAATTATCGACAGGCATGGAGGAAAAATTTATGCAGAGTCGGTACCCGGTGAAGGAAGTACTTTTTGGTTTACAATTAAGAAACAACTTGTCCCTGAACAATAA
- a CDS encoding globin domain-containing protein — protein MTKEEIILIKRTWKLFREIDPAVVGDTFYSKLFLDNPSIRKMFPKDMNQQYQKIIDMLSTVVGRLDHLEDLSGEIAAMGQRHVAYGVKPGQYRKVGEALLWTLEQGLGRDWNEEVKEAWIKCYTTLSDAMIAASSEAPIK, from the coding sequence ATGACAAAAGAAGAGATCATATTAATTAAACGTACGTGGAAACTTTTCAGGGAAATTGATCCCGCCGTGGTGGGCGATACTTTCTACTCTAAGTTATTTCTTGATAACCCATCAATACGTAAAATGTTTCCGAAAGACATGAACCAGCAGTATCAAAAAATAATTGATATGCTTAGTACTGTTGTAGGAAGACTCGATCATCTGGAAGATCTGTCCGGTGAAATTGCTGCCATGGGCCAACGTCATGTTGCTTACGGTGTAAAGCCTGGTCAATATAGAAAAGTGGGCGAAGCCTTATTATGGACACTTGAACAAGGGTTGGGTAGGGATTGGAATGAGGAAGTGAAAGAAGCCTGGATAAAATGTTACACAACTTTGTCTGATGCCATGATTGCCGCTTCATCGGAAGCGCCAATAAAGTAA
- a CDS encoding globin domain-containing protein has product MTQSEIHLVKYSWSVVERIDPVVAGGIFYKRLFESAPYLKPMFSESIPVQSKKLMAMIGYVISRLDKLDTILEDIKGLARRHAKYGVQEEHYEIVGGALLWTLEQALANLFTVEVKQAWATCYNLLASAMLEATAETSERA; this is encoded by the coding sequence ATGACACAAAGCGAAATTCACCTGGTAAAGTATTCATGGTCGGTTGTTGAGCGTATTGATCCTGTAGTTGCAGGCGGTATTTTTTACAAACGTCTGTTTGAGTCGGCGCCTTATTTAAAACCGATGTTCAGCGAGTCCATTCCTGTACAATCAAAAAAACTCATGGCAATGATCGGGTATGTGATCAGCAGGCTCGATAAGCTGGATACAATCCTGGAAGACATTAAAGGGCTGGCCCGACGACATGCAAAATATGGTGTGCAGGAAGAACATTATGAAATTGTAGGCGGCGCTTTGTTATGGACTTTGGAACAGGCACTTGCAAACCTCTTTACCGTTGAGGTAAAGCAAGCCTGGGCTACCTGTTATAATTTACTGGCATCAGCTATGTTGGAAGCAACAGCTGAAACATCTGAACGGGCATAG
- a CDS encoding response regulator produces MKEIEVLLVEDNQGDVLLTREAFISWKVKNNIITLNDGEEALRYLNREQPYNGVVMPDLIILDINLPKVDGKEVLKFIKSSDELKHLPVVIFTSSCYEGDLQEIADSKADHYIQKPVELSSYFDAIRSIQNFWMNSLKSGTNEK; encoded by the coding sequence ATGAAAGAAATAGAAGTGCTGTTAGTGGAAGATAACCAGGGCGATGTTCTCCTCACAAGGGAAGCGTTTATAAGCTGGAAGGTGAAGAATAATATTATTACACTAAACGACGGGGAAGAGGCTCTCCGATACCTTAACAGGGAGCAACCATATAACGGTGTTGTTATGCCCGATCTTATTATACTGGATATCAATCTTCCTAAAGTTGATGGAAAAGAGGTGTTGAAGTTTATTAAATCATCTGATGAATTGAAACATTTGCCGGTTGTTATTTTCACATCATCCTGCTATGAAGGTGATCTGCAGGAAATAGCTGATTCAAAAGCTGATCATTATATACAGAAACCGGTTGAACTCAGCAGTTACTTTGATGCGATACGCAGCATTCAGAATTTTTGGATGAACAGTTTAAAATCAGGTACTAATGAAAAATAA
- a CDS encoding hybrid sensor histidine kinase/response regulator, with translation MKNNNLHVLVVDDNPGDQFLISELLGETYLQISAIEKAVSVRDAVTLLQQKPVDIVLLDLSLPDAQGIDTFLQVNKYAKNIPVVILSGLNDLNTATDAISLGAQDFLMKGEFNEKLLEKTILYSIERKKTLLELRFSNERYEFVSKATNDLVWDWDVLNNKVHRNEEQFVKILKLPAELRNENNDFWNSRIHPDEGDLKDKILGNLERDKSATHFEEEYRFLRGDGEYIYVIDKGYAVRNEQGQVIRIIGSLQDITESKKAEAQLRESEEKYRLFFNSIPASVFIWSLDDYNILEVNETATENYGYSRQDFLKMSMLDIRREEDRKNFTSFAKEAKNECFTSTSRLWKHINNEGEEMYMQIVSNKIEYNNRSAIMAIASNVTEKIKLERKLEEEKQKMEQEITRAVIIAQEKEREEIGRELHDNVNQILASSRLYLGLVKDKGVEYKSFIEESDVLIHTAIQEIRHLSHALIPPAMQDADLEKSINSLINIVQEGSGIIVSKEVSIIDKSIMSEQLKLTIYRILQEQVNNILKYAKASTMEIQLLQCNEKILLRVRDNGIGFDPEQKTDGVGLMNIRTRAALQKGDVKMITSPGNGCELFVEFNLSCQ, from the coding sequence ATGAAAAATAACAATTTGCATGTACTGGTGGTGGATGATAATCCTGGTGATCAGTTTCTTATTTCTGAGTTATTGGGCGAAACATATTTGCAGATCTCTGCAATTGAAAAAGCAGTTTCTGTCAGGGATGCTGTTACATTATTACAGCAGAAGCCGGTAGATATTGTGTTGCTTGACCTGTCGTTGCCCGATGCGCAAGGCATTGATACATTTTTACAGGTAAACAAGTATGCTAAAAACATACCTGTAGTTATCTTATCCGGACTTAATGATCTCAACACTGCTACTGACGCCATTTCATTGGGAGCACAGGATTTTTTAATGAAGGGTGAGTTTAATGAGAAGCTTCTTGAAAAAACGATCCTCTATAGTATTGAACGTAAAAAAACGTTACTTGAATTACGATTCAGCAATGAACGTTACGAATTTGTAAGTAAAGCTACGAATGATCTTGTTTGGGACTGGGATGTATTGAATAATAAAGTACATCGTAATGAAGAACAGTTTGTGAAAATATTGAAACTGCCTGCCGAGCTGAGAAATGAAAACAACGATTTCTGGAATTCACGTATTCATCCCGATGAGGGCGATCTGAAAGATAAAATTCTTGGCAATCTTGAGAGAGATAAATCAGCTACTCATTTTGAAGAAGAGTATCGTTTTTTGCGGGGCGATGGTGAATATATTTATGTTATAGATAAGGGTTATGCTGTTCGGAATGAACAAGGCCAAGTGATACGTATCATTGGTTCACTGCAGGATATTACTGAAAGTAAGAAGGCGGAGGCACAGTTAAGAGAATCAGAGGAAAAATACAGGTTATTCTTCAACAGTATCCCGGCCAGTGTATTTATCTGGAGCCTGGATGATTATAATATTCTCGAGGTAAATGAAACTGCGACTGAGAATTATGGCTACTCACGCCAGGACTTTTTAAAGATGAGTATGCTGGATATAAGAAGAGAGGAAGATCGTAAGAACTTTACAAGTTTTGCTAAAGAGGCAAAAAATGAATGCTTTACTTCTACAAGCAGATTATGGAAGCATATTAATAACGAGGGTGAAGAAATGTATATGCAGATCGTGTCAAACAAGATCGAATACAATAACCGCTCTGCTATAATGGCTATTGCTTCAAACGTAACAGAGAAAATAAAACTTGAACGTAAGCTGGAAGAAGAAAAGCAAAAGATGGAGCAGGAAATTACAAGAGCTGTCATCATTGCGCAGGAAAAGGAACGGGAAGAGATTGGAAGGGAACTACATGATAATGTGAACCAGATATTAGCAAGCTCCAGGTTATACCTGGGTCTTGTAAAAGATAAAGGTGTAGAATATAAATCATTTATTGAAGAATCGGATGTGCTTATTCATACTGCCATTCAGGAAATCAGGCATCTTTCTCATGCGTTAATACCACCTGCCATGCAGGATGCTGATCTTGAAAAATCTATCAACTCGCTCATCAATATTGTACAGGAGGGAAGTGGTATTATTGTATCGAAAGAAGTTTCGATCATTGATAAAAGTATCATGTCAGAACAACTGAAATTAACCATCTATCGCATTTTGCAGGAACAGGTAAATAATATTCTGAAATATGCAAAAGCATCAACCATGGAAATTCAGCTGCTGCAGTGTAATGAAAAGATATTGTTAAGGGTAAGAGATAACGGCATTGGGTTCGATCCGGAACAAAAAACAGACGGGGTTGGTTTAATGAATATACGCACCAGGGCTGCTTTGCAAAAAGGTGATGTTAAAATGATTACCTCTCCCGGTAACGGATGTGAGTTGTTTGTTGAATTTAACTTGTCATGCCAATAA